tgcatgtttcttTGCAAAAGCAGCCCATAGTAGCCGAAGCCCAATAACTGACCGGCTGAACGCCACAGTTGATGTGTGTCCTCAGAAAAGCCGATCGACCAGCTCATCCAGTTCATGATCAGCACCGGGTTCACGATTCCGACGAAAACCGGTCAAATTCCGTGAAATTTCGACGTTTCGATATGGCTCGGAATTAAGTTTCGATTGGAATTTCGAAGGTTAAACAGTAGATTTGGTCGAAATTTATCAAAAACTGTGACACCGATAGGGCTCGAAATTTAGTGGTCAACCGGTAATGTAAACCTTGATCAGCACTTAAATGATCGATGTTGGAGAATTAAAACCGTAGTGTATCtgtttgatcaaatttcaaCTTATATTGTTGACAATAAGATTTAAAGTTCTATACTGGTTTGTTTTGGTAAGTTTACCGTGCTGGAACATGAAACCTCATTTAGTTTCTTCGGAATTCAACGGCAGTAGAGTAGGAGACATGGTTTGTGTGAGGTACTTATTAATTTAGTGGTATTATATAGAGCCAAAGATTGATTATGCTTCATCATCATATGGTAAGACAACAAGTAAGAACTTACAAATTGATtacacaaccacacattcatATACAGCCAAAGGCAAGGCCTTTATTCCATATATTAGTTGCAGCACACAAAACATCTAATTTATCATGTGTAGTACCAGCACACAAAACTTTAATTCAGTACTTTAATTCAGATGAGGGTTTTATGGGTGCCCACCACCAGACCCGCTTCCTGAGCCGCCTCCGTAGCCACTACCACCTGGACCGCtcccaccacctccgccgccgccaccaccaccgccgccgctagcatAAGGTCCATAATATGGCCCACCAGCTTGACCATATCCACCGCCAGCACCATAACCAtacccgccgcctccaccaccaccgccaccgccgccaccaccaccgctagCATAAGGTCCATAATAAGGCCCACCAGCTTGACCATATCCACCGCCAGCACCATAACCATAcccaccgcctccaccaccaccgccgccaccaccaccgccgccgccgccgccactagcATAAGGTCCATAGTAAGGTCCGTAGTAAGGTCCATAGTAAGGTCCATATGGTCCATAAtaaccacctccaccacctccaccgccaccgccaccaccgcctccaccgccgccgcctccgcccccaccaCCTCCAGCATAGTAAGGTCCATAATAAGGCACATATCCTCCTGtttggccaccaccacctcccccaccaccaccgccaccgccgccggcggcgtatCTAGCTACCACCCCCATCCTCGCATTGGATACTCCAATACTTAGTAGCACGAAGAAGGTAATAGCCAGAAGCTTGTTTCCAGCC
Above is a window of Oryza sativa Japonica Group chromosome 10, ASM3414082v1 DNA encoding:
- the LOC136353554 gene encoding putative glycine-rich cell wall structural protein 1 is translated as MAGNKLLAITFFVLLSIGVSNARMGVVARYAAGGGGGGGGGGGGGGGGGGGGGGGGGGGYYGPYGPYYGPYYGPYYGPYASGGGGGGGGGGGGGGGGGYGYGAGGGYGQAGGPYYGPYASGGGGGGGGGGGGGGYGYGAGGGYGQAGGPYYGPYASGGGGGGGGGGGGSGPGGSGYGGGSGSGSGGGHP